In Phycisphaeraceae bacterium, one genomic interval encodes:
- a CDS encoding thioredoxin family protein, translated as MSRWVMVLLWCAVSVAFADGGRRSLDVVVDRLVSGDTAVATAAATDLRDAGDEGLQAILRQYDHAADNRLVPWIDFVAGQHDAVWSRLYWYTDLNSAKSAARAQRKPILYLRLLGRLTDEYSCANSRFFRTVLYANRNVSALLRDRFILIWESERPAPMLTVDFGDGRVLKRTVTGNSAHFILDSDGNVIDALPGLFDPAAFARILKDAADAATSGPLPSRTYAQKQRDHLSHAWQVKTGTTMPPAAPAGLRLPDAVAAGRVAMTKMEVEAPLLGALSPGFRALLTQPDLPANIAMLDHVASLHMSDAALDDRSIGLIKRQNPAASDDEMRVMVKNLEWLIAADSVRNNYMLRYQVLEWIAASPRPIQVQDLSRRVYDELFLTPRSDPWLGLSPEGAYSALAHDGRKQMQRR; from the coding sequence ATGAGCCGATGGGTGATGGTTCTTCTGTGGTGTGCGGTGAGCGTGGCGTTTGCGGATGGGGGCCGCAGGAGCCTTGACGTCGTCGTCGATCGTTTGGTGTCCGGCGACACAGCAGTTGCTACTGCGGCCGCCACCGACCTCCGCGATGCCGGGGATGAGGGACTTCAGGCAATCCTCAGGCAGTACGACCATGCAGCGGACAACCGCCTTGTTCCATGGATCGATTTTGTCGCCGGCCAGCACGATGCCGTGTGGTCACGTCTCTATTGGTACACCGACCTCAACAGCGCCAAGTCCGCGGCGAGGGCGCAACGCAAGCCGATTCTCTATCTGCGACTTCTGGGCCGGTTGACCGATGAGTACTCCTGCGCCAACAGCCGTTTCTTCCGCACCGTCCTGTATGCAAACAGGAACGTGTCGGCACTGTTGCGCGATCGGTTTATTCTAATCTGGGAGAGCGAGCGCCCGGCACCGATGCTGACTGTCGACTTTGGAGACGGCAGGGTTCTGAAGCGAACCGTCACGGGCAACAGCGCTCACTTCATCCTTGACTCCGATGGCAACGTGATCGATGCACTTCCGGGATTGTTCGATCCAGCCGCGTTTGCGCGGATCCTGAAGGACGCCGCCGACGCGGCTACATCAGGCCCGCTGCCGTCTCGCACCTACGCCCAGAAGCAGCGGGATCATCTCTCGCACGCGTGGCAGGTAAAGACCGGGACAACCATGCCGCCCGCCGCGCCAGCGGGCCTCCGTCTTCCCGATGCCGTCGCGGCCGGCCGCGTGGCGATGACCAAGATGGAAGTGGAGGCCCCACTGCTGGGGGCGCTGTCACCCGGCTTCAGGGCCTTGTTGACGCAGCCGGACCTCCCAGCCAACATAGCGATGCTCGACCATGTGGCAAGCCTGCACATGTCCGATGCGGCGCTCGACGACCGGAGCATCGGGCTGATCAAGCGACAGAATCCCGCCGCGTCGGACGACGAGATGCGAGTGATGGTCAAAAACCTGGAGTGGCTCATCGCCGCGGACAGCGTTCGGAACAACTACATGCTGCGTTACCAAGTTCTCGAGTGGATCGCCGCTTCACCGAGACCCATTCAGGTCCAGGATCTCAGCCGCAGGGTATACGACGAACTCTTCTTGACTCCTCGGTCGGATCCATGGCTCGGCCTGAGCCCCGAGGGTGCATACTCGGCCCTCGCTCACGACGGCCGAAAGCAGATGCAGCGGCGCTGA
- a CDS encoding sigma-54-dependent Fis family transcriptional regulator: protein MTRRAEPDRAKILVVDDDPVAGESLAEFLQAEGYETATALNGEEALSLLAQAEQGWSPEDAPGRGERARPFGVVVSDVAMPGIDGLELLARIGKLHPSTAVLMLTGYGTIESAVEAVRRGAVDYLTKPVIDAELRIALERALRQQALLAENRSLRGQLEHRYGLDNILGADHRMVKTFDLVEAVAPSKTTVLMTGESGTGKSLIAHAIHHRSPRKDKAYVEISCGSIPETLLESELFGHMKGAFTGAFADKVGKFLAADGGTIFLDEINSASPGMQLKLLRVLQERRFEPVGSNRTIEVDVRVVLASNQPLERLVEQGLFRQDLYYRINVVKIELPPLRDRLADIPLLAAHFLRMQAAELGKQITGFTPEAVEALRRYTFPGNVRELQNIVERGAVLTRSQTIGVEDLPEHLVTPGVSAWTPPAAHAGSAGETEAGDGEWTPMPLEQALREPERRILLRALAANSWNRQKTAEQLEINRTTLYKKMKLLGIESGDRLAG from the coding sequence ATGACGCGGCGAGCGGAACCAGATCGGGCCAAGATTCTCGTGGTGGACGACGACCCGGTGGCCGGGGAGTCGCTCGCCGAGTTTCTGCAGGCGGAGGGGTACGAGACCGCGACGGCGCTCAACGGCGAGGAGGCGTTGTCGCTGCTCGCGCAGGCAGAGCAGGGCTGGTCGCCCGAGGATGCGCCGGGCCGGGGGGAGAGGGCGCGACCGTTCGGCGTCGTCGTGAGCGACGTGGCGATGCCGGGAATCGATGGGCTGGAGCTCCTGGCGCGGATCGGGAAGCTGCACCCGTCGACGGCGGTGCTGATGCTGACAGGGTACGGGACGATCGAGTCCGCGGTGGAGGCGGTCCGGCGGGGCGCGGTGGACTACCTGACCAAGCCGGTGATCGATGCGGAGCTTCGGATCGCGCTGGAGCGGGCGTTGCGGCAGCAGGCGCTGCTGGCCGAGAACCGGTCGCTCCGCGGGCAGCTCGAACACCGGTACGGTCTGGACAACATCCTGGGCGCCGACCACCGGATGGTGAAGACGTTCGACCTCGTCGAAGCCGTGGCGCCGAGCAAGACGACGGTGCTGATGACGGGGGAGTCGGGCACGGGCAAGAGTCTGATCGCGCACGCGATCCACCACCGGAGCCCTCGCAAGGACAAGGCGTACGTCGAGATCTCGTGCGGCTCGATCCCGGAGACGCTGCTGGAGAGCGAGCTGTTCGGCCACATGAAGGGGGCGTTCACGGGGGCGTTTGCCGACAAGGTCGGGAAGTTCCTCGCGGCGGACGGCGGGACGATTTTTCTCGATGAGATCAATTCGGCGTCGCCGGGGATGCAGCTCAAGCTGCTCCGCGTTCTTCAGGAGCGGCGGTTCGAGCCGGTCGGTTCGAACCGAACGATCGAGGTGGACGTCCGCGTCGTGCTGGCGAGCAACCAGCCCCTGGAGCGGCTCGTGGAGCAGGGGCTGTTCCGGCAGGACCTGTACTACCGCATCAACGTCGTCAAGATCGAACTCCCGCCGCTCAGGGATCGCCTCGCGGACATCCCGCTGCTCGCCGCGCATTTTCTTAGGATGCAGGCCGCGGAACTGGGGAAGCAGATCACCGGGTTTACACCGGAGGCCGTCGAGGCCCTCCGGCGGTACACGTTCCCCGGGAACGTGCGGGAGCTGCAGAACATCGTCGAACGCGGCGCGGTGCTAACGCGATCGCAGACGATCGGTGTCGAGGATCTGCCGGAGCACCTCGTGACTCCGGGCGTTTCTGCGTGGACACCCCCCGCTGCCCACGCCGGATCGGCCGGCGAGACCGAGGCGGGCGATGGCGAGTGGACGCCGATGCCGCTCGAACAGGCGCTTCGGGAGCCGGAGCGACGGATCCTCCTCAGGGCGCTGGCCGCCAACAGTTGGAACCGCCAGAAGACGGCGGAGCAGCTAGAGATCAACCGGACGACGTTGTACAAGAAGATGAAGCTGCTGGGGATCGAGTCGGGGGACCGGCTCGCGGGGTGA
- the ileS gene encoding isoleucine--tRNA ligase, which translates to MPSSAPSGNAPAASTQAEGGGKPSDSGFRGTLNLPQTSFPMKANLVQNEPASLKRWAGLAGGAGLYAALRKARTAATKFSFHDGPPYANGSIHMGHLMNKCLKDLVVRSRTMMNGGQDCAYVPGWDCHGLPIEHKVMQEMMGKKGGGLDKLRDMEEWQRRMIIRRECRKYAEKYVKLQTGQMQRLLTVADYEHPYLTMSPAYEGATLEVLAGLLDQGLVYRALKPVHWSIANETALADAELEYYDREDLSVYVDFEALDAAAVYDAFGLPKHSDDEDDEEPDAEEPAEGGAGGAGARLRGRHPHQRPSFMIWTTTPWTLPANVGVAVNPKNTYALVFVDGNITVLAQDLVEKVTGLAKAEDVVVLATALGERLVGLRYRHPFVENPPACGLGRVCDEKKLWSIVGAEYVTLEDGTGLVHTAPGHGEDDFHTGLREHLPIYCPVKGDGTYDQSAPEWLRGVSVWDANRKVADWLRDSGHLFYGHTFVHSYPHDWRGKTPTIFRCTEQWFVSVDGRHAGSQERQRHGEGRNLRTMALNATSENGEVRFVPDWGRNRMRGMLESRPDWCISRQRAWGLPIPAFETPEGGTFMTAASVRAVAKVVREQGSDAWFTLTPEQLLAGYDPKSDPEAHHLGVSPSFASWKKGKDILDVWFESGSSWNAVMRERNLGYPIDLYLEGSDQHRGWFQLSLLPALGVTGHAPFKTLLTHGFMVDKDGKKMSKSIGNTLEVEDVLKQSGADVCRWWVASLSFENDIKVDASFFSIAGESYRKVRNTLRFMLSNLYDFTPAAEGVAIAAEEFPPTSLDAWVLGELNSLTKIVAEAYGRYDFKAVHGALYDFCNSTLSATYLAAVKDRLYCDKPDSARRRRTQAALWALTDGLCRLLAPVLAHTADEAWRALWKTPESDTERCVHLVPFGDTLPVTVDAGWSEVMAARGAAQGAVERAKGQLGVENPLDVGVTLPDPKGVIARFDRADLADLLGVSRVGTDGSATEIKVLDLRAEPRCERSWRRDGTVRVRPGRNGLPEAPLSDRDAEAVGMG; encoded by the coding sequence ATGCCCTCGTCTGCACCCTCAGGAAACGCCCCGGCCGCCTCGACTCAGGCCGAGGGCGGCGGCAAACCGTCCGACTCCGGCTTCCGGGGGACGCTGAACCTTCCGCAGACCTCGTTTCCCATGAAGGCGAACCTGGTTCAGAATGAGCCCGCCTCGCTGAAGCGGTGGGCCGGGCTGGCGGGAGGGGCGGGGCTGTACGCCGCGTTGCGAAAGGCACGGACCGCAGCGACCAAGTTCTCGTTCCACGACGGTCCGCCGTACGCGAACGGGTCGATCCACATGGGGCACCTGATGAACAAGTGCCTCAAGGACCTGGTGGTCCGCTCACGGACGATGATGAACGGCGGGCAGGACTGCGCGTACGTGCCGGGGTGGGACTGCCACGGCCTGCCGATCGAGCACAAGGTGATGCAGGAGATGATGGGGAAGAAGGGGGGCGGGCTGGACAAACTGCGGGACATGGAGGAGTGGCAGCGGCGGATGATCATCCGGCGCGAGTGCCGGAAGTACGCCGAGAAGTACGTGAAGCTGCAGACGGGTCAGATGCAGCGGCTGCTGACCGTGGCGGACTACGAGCACCCTTACCTGACCATGAGCCCGGCGTACGAGGGGGCCACGCTGGAGGTGCTGGCGGGGCTGCTGGACCAGGGGCTGGTCTACCGCGCCCTCAAGCCGGTGCACTGGTCGATCGCGAACGAGACGGCGCTGGCCGATGCGGAACTGGAGTACTACGACCGGGAGGATCTCTCGGTATACGTGGACTTCGAGGCGCTGGACGCTGCGGCGGTGTATGACGCGTTCGGGCTGCCGAAGCACTCCGACGATGAGGACGATGAAGAGCCCGATGCGGAGGAACCGGCGGAGGGCGGCGCCGGCGGGGCGGGGGCCAGGCTCAGGGGTCGGCACCCGCACCAGCGGCCGTCGTTCATGATCTGGACCACGACGCCGTGGACGCTGCCGGCGAACGTCGGCGTGGCGGTGAACCCGAAGAACACGTACGCGCTGGTGTTTGTCGACGGCAACATCACTGTCCTGGCGCAGGACCTGGTCGAGAAGGTGACGGGGCTCGCCAAGGCGGAGGATGTCGTGGTGCTCGCGACGGCCCTGGGAGAGCGGCTCGTGGGGCTGCGGTACCGCCACCCGTTCGTGGAGAACCCGCCCGCGTGCGGGCTCGGACGGGTGTGCGACGAGAAGAAGCTCTGGTCGATCGTCGGCGCAGAATACGTCACCCTGGAGGACGGCACCGGGCTGGTGCACACCGCGCCGGGCCACGGCGAGGACGACTTCCACACCGGGCTGCGCGAGCACCTGCCGATCTACTGCCCGGTGAAAGGGGACGGCACCTATGACCAATCGGCGCCAGAGTGGCTCCGCGGGGTGAGCGTGTGGGACGCGAACCGGAAGGTGGCGGACTGGCTGCGCGATTCGGGGCACCTGTTCTACGGCCACACGTTCGTCCACTCGTACCCGCACGACTGGCGAGGAAAGACGCCAACGATCTTCCGGTGCACGGAGCAGTGGTTCGTTTCCGTCGACGGCCGGCACGCGGGGTCGCAGGAGCGGCAGCGCCACGGCGAGGGGCGGAACCTCCGAACGATGGCGCTCAACGCCACGAGCGAGAATGGAGAGGTCCGGTTCGTGCCGGACTGGGGCCGCAACCGGATGCGGGGCATGCTGGAGTCCCGACCGGACTGGTGCATCTCCCGCCAGCGGGCGTGGGGGCTGCCGATCCCCGCGTTCGAGACGCCTGAGGGGGGCACGTTCATGACCGCCGCGTCGGTAAGGGCGGTGGCGAAGGTTGTGAGAGAGCAGGGGTCGGATGCGTGGTTCACGCTGACGCCCGAGCAGTTGCTGGCGGGGTATGACCCCAAGAGCGATCCAGAGGCGCACCACCTGGGCGTCTCGCCATCGTTCGCGTCGTGGAAGAAGGGGAAGGACATCCTGGATGTCTGGTTCGAGTCGGGGTCGTCGTGGAACGCGGTGATGCGTGAGCGGAACCTCGGGTATCCGATCGACCTGTACCTGGAGGGGTCGGACCAGCACCGCGGCTGGTTCCAGTTGTCGCTGCTGCCGGCGCTGGGCGTGACGGGGCATGCCCCGTTCAAGACGCTGCTCACCCACGGCTTCATGGTCGACAAGGACGGCAAGAAGATGTCCAAGAGCATCGGCAACACCCTCGAGGTCGAGGATGTGCTGAAGCAGAGCGGGGCGGATGTGTGCCGGTGGTGGGTCGCCTCGCTGTCGTTCGAGAACGACATCAAGGTCGATGCGTCGTTCTTCTCGATCGCGGGCGAGTCGTACCGCAAGGTGCGGAACACGCTGCGCTTCATGCTGAGCAACCTGTACGACTTTACCCCGGCGGCGGAGGGGGTCGCGATCGCCGCCGAGGAGTTCCCTCCGACCAGCCTTGACGCGTGGGTGCTGGGCGAGCTCAACTCGCTGACGAAGATCGTTGCCGAGGCGTACGGGCGGTACGACTTCAAGGCAGTCCACGGGGCGTTGTACGACTTCTGCAACAGCACGCTCTCGGCGACCTACCTGGCGGCGGTGAAGGACCGGCTGTACTGCGACAAGCCGGATTCGGCGCGTCGCCGCCGAACGCAGGCCGCGCTGTGGGCGCTCACCGATGGGCTGTGCCGCCTGCTGGCGCCCGTGCTGGCCCACACGGCGGACGAGGCGTGGCGAGCCTTGTGGAAGACCCCGGAATCCGACACGGAGCGGTGCGTCCACCTCGTTCCATTCGGGGACACGCTGCCGGTGACGGTTGACGCCGGGTGGAGCGAGGTCATGGCGGCGCGGGGGGCTGCGCAGGGCGCTGTGGAACGAGCCAAGGGCCAGTTGGGGGTGGAAAACCCCCTGGACGTCGGTGTCACGCTGCCCGATCCCAAGGGCGTGATCGCGCGGTTCGACCGCGCGGATCTGGCGGACCTGCTCGGGGTCAGCCGCGTGGGCACGGATGGCTCGGCGACCGAGATCAAGGTGCTGGACCTGCGGGCGGAGCCCCGGTGCGAGCGGTCGTGGCGGCGCGACGGCACGGTCCGGGTCCGGCCGGGTCGCAATGGCCTCCCGGAAGCCCCGCTCAGCGATCGAGACGCGGAGGCGGTGGGAATGGGCTGA
- a CDS encoding DUF2617 family protein, with protein MDAPTRQISLQTYQTLLYRRALHPELFALKARRSVRHGLYDLEIWLMPGSHLLRLTHKGFCASELVTFQENNLPTDGAVTSFPCAGERDFEHRFDAEGVRYLTSVQTETLADNLYSATFGELLETAEENDALVHRWTDADGGRGLSMVDVQRYSKEVHAQCYHLVPQGGFVLRTQTIFEHR; from the coding sequence ATGGACGCACCAACTCGGCAGATCAGCCTCCAGACGTACCAGACGCTGCTGTACCGCAGGGCGCTGCATCCGGAGTTGTTTGCGTTAAAGGCCCGGCGGTCGGTGCGGCACGGGTTGTACGACCTGGAGATCTGGCTGATGCCGGGGTCGCACCTGCTGCGGCTGACACACAAGGGCTTCTGCGCGTCGGAACTGGTGACGTTCCAGGAGAACAACCTGCCGACGGACGGGGCGGTGACGTCGTTCCCCTGTGCGGGTGAGCGCGACTTTGAGCACCGCTTCGATGCGGAGGGTGTGCGGTACCTGACGAGCGTCCAGACGGAAACCCTGGCGGACAACCTGTACTCCGCGACGTTCGGGGAACTCCTAGAAACGGCCGAGGAGAACGATGCGCTGGTCCACCGGTGGACCGACGCGGACGGTGGGCGGGGGCTGTCGATGGTGGATGTGCAGCGGTACAGCAAGGAAGTGCACGCGCAGTGCTACCACCTGGTGCCCCAGGGGGGGTTTGTGCTGCGGACCCAGACGATCTTTGAGCACCGGTGA
- a CDS encoding type II secretion system protein GspG, translating to MTASRWLVTLGAVLGAWTLAIAEPPAKPAAVRPAASAARDEPRYIRVVESDKGKTLRLQMAVHEYKPTDADGPRLTVAGAVHIADLPFYQALQAELDTKDVVLFEGVKPPGVGRAEHDLDGATDKARAEATRKRIRLLATLAVAAKKKTGDYPASLDDFAAAGDKRIGWLVESARFDGWGNPLVYTVAAAAPADNGDEPADPDADKAKPAKKRPFDIVSTGADGKPGGEGVNADLAFSAQKPLSRDEVPGGDGLQDQLAKAMGLVFQLNVMDHSKPNWRNSDMSIDQVQKRLDAAGAEGSALFQMLDGSSFTAQMASLLLKFIGSSPEMSAMFKMVMVDLLAHTGEVLGALPGDTGTLMEVIIKDRNAVVVEDLQKIMAEEKDVKTVGIIYGAGHLPDLEGRIRKLGFEDDGVRWVTAIEVDVRDTGMTTGQVRQLRESMRRSIEAQLKAAAKKSKRK from the coding sequence ATGACCGCTTCCCGATGGCTTGTCACCCTGGGTGCTGTGCTCGGCGCATGGACCCTGGCGATTGCGGAACCGCCCGCGAAGCCCGCCGCCGTCAGGCCGGCCGCGTCCGCGGCTCGGGATGAACCTCGGTACATCAGGGTGGTCGAGTCCGACAAGGGCAAGACCCTCCGACTTCAGATGGCCGTGCACGAGTACAAGCCCACCGACGCCGACGGCCCGCGGCTGACGGTTGCCGGCGCCGTCCACATCGCCGATCTCCCGTTCTACCAGGCCCTGCAGGCCGAACTGGATACCAAGGACGTCGTGCTCTTCGAGGGCGTCAAGCCCCCGGGGGTCGGGCGGGCCGAGCACGATCTCGACGGCGCCACCGACAAGGCCCGTGCCGAGGCGACCCGCAAGCGGATCCGCCTGCTCGCCACCCTCGCCGTGGCGGCCAAGAAGAAGACCGGCGACTACCCCGCCTCACTCGACGACTTTGCCGCCGCGGGCGACAAGCGGATCGGCTGGCTCGTCGAGTCCGCCCGTTTCGACGGTTGGGGTAACCCACTGGTCTATACCGTCGCCGCGGCGGCGCCTGCCGACAACGGGGATGAACCCGCCGATCCCGACGCGGACAAGGCCAAGCCCGCAAAGAAGCGCCCCTTCGACATCGTCTCGACCGGCGCCGACGGCAAGCCCGGGGGCGAAGGGGTCAACGCCGACCTCGCGTTCTCGGCGCAGAAGCCCCTTTCCCGCGACGAGGTGCCCGGCGGCGACGGCTTGCAGGACCAGCTCGCCAAGGCCATGGGCTTGGTCTTCCAGCTCAACGTGATGGACCACTCCAAGCCGAACTGGCGCAACAGCGACATGAGCATCGACCAGGTGCAGAAGCGGCTCGACGCCGCCGGCGCCGAGGGCTCGGCGCTCTTCCAGATGCTCGACGGCAGTTCGTTCACCGCCCAGATGGCCAGCCTGCTGCTCAAGTTTATCGGCTCCAGCCCCGAGATGTCGGCGATGTTCAAGATGGTGATGGTCGACCTGCTCGCCCACACCGGCGAGGTGCTCGGTGCGCTCCCGGGCGACACCGGCACGCTCATGGAGGTCATCATCAAGGACCGCAACGCGGTCGTGGTCGAGGATCTCCAGAAGATCATGGCCGAGGAGAAGGACGTCAAGACGGTCGGGATCATCTACGGAGCCGGCCACCTCCCGGACCTCGAGGGCCGGATCCGCAAGCTCGGGTTCGAGGACGACGGCGTGCGATGGGTCACCGCCATCGAGGTCGATGTCCGCGACACTGGGATGACCACCGGCCAGGTCCGGCAACTGCGGGAGTCGATGCGCCGGTCGATCGAGGCGCAGCTCAAAGCGGCGGCGAAGAAGTCGAAGAGGAAGTAG
- the ispG gene encoding flavodoxin-dependent (E)-4-hydroxy-3-methylbut-2-enyl-diphosphate synthase, producing the protein MQTRRPTRQILVGDSRTGVVRIGGGLPDKAGNPTTPAPIVVQTMTAGYTHDIDACVTEINRLAAAGAEIVRVAVPEKKDTEALKEIIPQVQVPIVADVHFHFQRALEAVEAGVHKIRLNPGNISDRDQVNAVIDACKAKGLPIRIGVNEGSIIERRDKQKRMKELGQVFSERKHGYLLAIMITKLEEYLDIFYERDFYDVAISAKSMDAAIVIDAYTEISKRFDHPLHLGVTHAGPKETGTIRSVVALGGLLIGGIGDTIRISYANDPVYEVQDGLELCYVLGLKERKGVDLIACPTCGRIQVDLFTLVQDVRKQLAEKVRLPIKVAVMGCIVNGPGEAEGADVAVFAGDRRGIIYVQGERVANVPEDQILDRLLAECLAFQEKVNRGEAKLGEKKVDIIPPDPIGELGSGFDKIAAGDVEKRPGPATLTVGKS; encoded by the coding sequence ATGCAAACCCGCCGCCCAACACGTCAGATTCTCGTCGGTGATTCCCGTACTGGTGTCGTCAGGATCGGCGGCGGCCTGCCGGACAAGGCGGGCAACCCGACGACGCCGGCGCCGATCGTCGTGCAGACGATGACCGCGGGGTACACGCACGACATCGATGCGTGCGTAACGGAGATCAACCGGCTCGCCGCGGCGGGGGCGGAGATCGTCCGGGTGGCCGTCCCGGAGAAGAAGGACACCGAGGCGCTCAAGGAGATCATCCCGCAGGTGCAGGTGCCGATCGTGGCGGACGTGCACTTTCACTTCCAGCGGGCGCTAGAGGCCGTGGAGGCGGGGGTGCACAAGATCCGCCTGAACCCGGGGAACATCAGCGACCGGGACCAGGTAAACGCGGTCATCGACGCGTGCAAGGCCAAGGGGCTGCCGATCCGCATCGGGGTCAACGAGGGGTCGATCATCGAACGGCGGGACAAGCAGAAGCGGATGAAAGAACTCGGGCAGGTGTTCAGCGAGCGCAAGCACGGGTACCTGCTCGCGATCATGATCACGAAGCTCGAGGAGTACCTCGACATCTTCTACGAGCGGGACTTTTACGACGTCGCCATCTCGGCGAAGTCCATGGACGCCGCGATCGTCATCGATGCGTACACGGAGATCTCGAAGCGGTTCGACCACCCGCTGCACCTGGGCGTGACGCACGCGGGGCCGAAGGAGACGGGGACGATCCGGTCGGTCGTGGCGCTCGGCGGCCTGCTCATCGGCGGCATCGGCGACACGATCCGGATCTCGTACGCCAACGACCCCGTATACGAGGTGCAGGACGGGCTGGAGTTGTGCTACGTGCTCGGACTCAAGGAGCGCAAGGGCGTCGACCTGATCGCGTGCCCGACGTGCGGGCGGATCCAGGTGGACCTGTTCACGCTCGTGCAGGACGTCCGGAAGCAGCTCGCGGAGAAGGTGCGGCTGCCGATCAAGGTCGCGGTGATGGGCTGCATCGTGAACGGCCCTGGGGAGGCGGAAGGGGCGGACGTGGCCGTCTTCGCGGGGGATCGGCGCGGAATCATCTACGTGCAGGGGGAGCGGGTGGCGAACGTGCCGGAGGACCAGATCCTGGATCGGCTGCTGGCCGAGTGCCTCGCGTTCCAGGAGAAGGTGAACCGCGGCGAGGCGAAACTGGGCGAGAAGAAGGTCGACATCATCCCGCCCGACCCGATCGGTGAACTGGGGTCCGGGTTCGACAAGATCGCCGCGGGCGATGTCGAGAAACGCCCCGGGCCGGCGACGCTGACGGTCGGGAAGTCGTGA
- a CDS encoding MBL fold metallo-hydrolase yields MDLTDGVWLCVLASGSGGNCSVVSIVRGGVRRLCLIDVGLSPRRTNRLLAGLGLGFHQIDDVILTHLDSDHFYHSWVGLLPRHATLRLHRRHSESPGARGMFGLFGVRAESFEEGCRLRDGTLVRVAMGSHDQSGTSVLRFEFEGLGGSLGFATDLGRFTPALAQHLRGVDVLAIESNYCPVMQESSGRPLQLQRRIMGGSGHLSNQEARDAVAQVSPASHVVLLHLSRECNDPALARGLHEGAAYGLTVTSQFEPTGWVAVGAPAPAGVGDPVGVRVGV; encoded by the coding sequence ATGGATCTCACGGATGGCGTCTGGTTGTGCGTGCTCGCGAGCGGATCCGGCGGGAACTGCTCGGTGGTGTCGATCGTGCGGGGCGGGGTGAGGAGGCTGTGCCTGATCGACGTGGGCCTCTCGCCGCGGCGGACCAACAGGCTGCTGGCGGGGCTGGGGCTCGGGTTTCACCAGATCGATGATGTGATCCTGACGCACCTGGACTCGGACCACTTCTACCACTCGTGGGTCGGGCTGCTGCCACGGCACGCGACGCTGCGGCTGCACCGGCGGCACAGCGAATCGCCCGGTGCGCGCGGGATGTTCGGGCTGTTCGGGGTGAGGGCGGAATCGTTCGAAGAGGGTTGCAGACTGCGCGATGGGACGCTGGTGCGGGTCGCGATGGGGTCGCACGACCAGTCGGGAACAAGCGTGCTTCGGTTTGAGTTCGAGGGGCTCGGCGGCTCGCTCGGGTTTGCGACGGACCTGGGCCGGTTCACGCCGGCGCTGGCGCAGCACCTGCGCGGGGTGGATGTGCTCGCGATCGAGTCGAACTACTGCCCGGTGATGCAGGAGTCCTCGGGCCGGCCGTTGCAGTTGCAGCGGCGGATCATGGGGGGCAGCGGGCACCTGAGCAACCAGGAGGCGAGGGACGCGGTGGCGCAGGTGAGCCCGGCCTCGCACGTGGTGCTGCTGCACCTGTCGCGGGAGTGCAACGATCCCGCGCTGGCACGGGGGCTGCACGAGGGCGCGGCGTATGGGCTGACCGTGACCTCCCAGTTTGAGCCGACCGGGTGGGTGGCAGTTGGAGCGCCCGCTCCGGCGGGCGTGGGCGACCCGGTCGGCGTCCGCGTCGGCGTTTGA